One genomic region from Leptospira licerasiae serovar Varillal str. VAR 010 encodes:
- a CDS encoding efflux RND transporter periplasmic adaptor subunit, with the protein MIPSLPKKKLVTLSSISFGVIFLCYIFYQQIHSAEEFRKEALEASIPNVSVVSPTPPNPLETITLPGTVRAWYEAVIYAQVPGYVKMWYKDYGAEVKEGDVLARIKVPALDAEYAQAEADLDSQRAKYKLAAVTADRYLALRSSHAVSEQSISVAVADKNSEEAKLKSAEKNVDKYKAKINFKTIVAPFNGVVIQRNINVGDYVTQEGNIDDSKTPSNLFTVADIHKMRLFVSVPGTFAYLLKPGLTAELTVQQFPNRKFVANFLTISKGFDLNMRTVIAEFTIDNKDKSLWPGSYAQVTLTAPVKKDLLTIPSSSLVFDENGTQVATVTQDNKVHFKPITVNKIIDSVIEVRDGVSTDDRIVNNPSASLLEGDQVRVVEPRTGYSDMNFSKKEGSKLVPVASK; encoded by the coding sequence ATGATACCATCATTACCTAAAAAGAAACTTGTAACACTATCCTCGATTTCATTCGGAGTTATATTTCTGTGCTATATATTCTACCAACAGATACATAGTGCGGAAGAATTCCGAAAAGAAGCCTTAGAAGCGTCCATTCCGAACGTTTCCGTAGTAAGTCCTACGCCTCCCAACCCTTTGGAGACGATCACTCTTCCGGGAACGGTTCGTGCATGGTATGAAGCGGTTATCTATGCTCAAGTCCCAGGTTACGTAAAAATGTGGTATAAAGACTACGGAGCGGAAGTGAAAGAAGGAGACGTACTTGCAAGGATCAAGGTACCCGCTCTGGATGCGGAATATGCACAAGCAGAAGCGGACCTAGATTCCCAAAGAGCAAAATACAAACTAGCGGCAGTAACTGCGGACAGATATCTAGCATTAAGAAGTTCTCATGCTGTTTCAGAACAGTCCATTTCCGTAGCGGTTGCCGACAAAAATTCGGAAGAAGCAAAATTGAAATCCGCGGAAAAGAACGTGGATAAGTACAAAGCAAAGATCAATTTCAAAACGATAGTCGCTCCTTTTAACGGTGTAGTGATCCAAAGGAATATAAACGTTGGGGATTACGTTACTCAAGAAGGAAATATCGACGATAGTAAAACTCCTTCCAACCTATTTACCGTAGCGGATATTCATAAAATGAGATTATTCGTTTCGGTTCCGGGAACTTTTGCTTACTTATTGAAACCAGGTTTAACTGCGGAACTTACCGTTCAACAATTCCCGAATCGGAAATTTGTAGCGAACTTTCTTACTATCTCTAAAGGTTTCGATCTGAACATGAGAACCGTAATTGCGGAATTCACAATAGATAATAAGGACAAATCCTTATGGCCGGGTTCTTATGCACAAGTTACCCTTACGGCGCCCGTTAAAAAAGATCTTTTGACAATCCCGTCCAGTTCTTTGGTATTCGATGAAAACGGCACCCAAGTCGCAACCGTCACACAGGACAATAAAGTTCACTTTAAGCCGATCACCGTGAACAAGATCATAGATTCTGTCATAGAAGTAAGAGATGGAGTTAGCACAGATGATCGTATAGTCAATAACCCTTCCGCATCTTTGCTGGAAGGAGATCAAGTAAGAGTGGTAGAGCCAAGAACCGGATATTCTGATATGAATTTCTCTAAGAAAGAAGGTTCAAAATTAGTACCGGTAGCTTCCAAATGA
- a CDS encoding efflux transporter outer membrane subunit, translating into MNQSQKMYKTKKRSAGLVRVVSLLSLAVLLVSCLNGPAFDLAPKYLSPDYVVPDSWSGSGPFVKANPSEGEAIQADWWKLFNDPVLNKLEEQAITANPDLQAAAERFIQARDAMLKVRSQLIPHLGVGLSGSNNKQSDNRLFRGAGEATQEGTASLGGIASWEPDFWSSIRNSTRAQIYNAQSVAADYALARLSLQAELAADYFTFRGLNAQDTTYRQSIEFYEQSLNLVNERYKGGIAPELDVQRAQYLLSSTQAKRLDIQSKMRVTENAIAILLNRAPSGFKIPPVEEVHVVAFKVPATLPSTLLERRPDIASMERKMAIANRNIGIARAAFFPNISFSAGGGFEGGVNLVQLANSFWSYGSTVSLPIFQGGYRRAQLQQAWSAYRETEDNYRSTVLNAFREVENGLTETTFMSEQSQRQDQAVEAASQVQNMTMALYKGGLSNSLELIYAQVNTLDARIDAILVKTELNRASVRLIRALGGGWKNTKLPADDEIQPFNIFDFSNSTKPDSAGGIDVDVEENNSKNKDLTAPSLDK; encoded by the coding sequence ATGAACCAATCTCAAAAAATGTATAAAACAAAGAAGAGAAGCGCCGGCTTAGTACGAGTAGTTTCTCTCCTTTCTTTGGCTGTCTTATTGGTTTCTTGTTTGAACGGTCCCGCATTTGATCTTGCTCCTAAATATTTAAGTCCAGACTATGTCGTGCCGGATTCTTGGAGCGGATCGGGTCCTTTTGTGAAAGCAAATCCTTCCGAAGGAGAAGCTATACAAGCGGATTGGTGGAAACTTTTTAATGATCCTGTATTGAATAAATTAGAAGAGCAAGCGATCACTGCGAATCCGGATCTGCAAGCTGCCGCAGAAAGATTTATACAAGCAAGGGATGCGATGCTTAAGGTCCGTTCCCAATTGATACCTCACCTAGGAGTGGGTTTAAGCGGATCGAATAACAAACAATCCGATAACCGACTATTTAGAGGAGCAGGAGAAGCGACACAAGAAGGAACCGCGTCTTTAGGAGGTATTGCTTCATGGGAACCTGACTTTTGGTCTTCTATCAGAAATTCTACAAGAGCACAAATTTATAATGCACAATCTGTGGCCGCCGATTATGCACTTGCTCGATTGAGCTTACAAGCGGAACTTGCAGCCGATTATTTTACATTCAGAGGTCTGAACGCTCAGGACACAACGTACCGTCAATCGATAGAATTTTACGAACAATCTTTAAATCTTGTAAATGAAAGATACAAAGGTGGTATAGCTCCGGAACTGGACGTTCAGAGAGCACAATATCTTTTATCCAGTACCCAGGCAAAACGTTTAGACATACAATCAAAGATGAGAGTAACGGAGAATGCGATCGCAATCCTACTCAATAGAGCGCCTTCTGGATTCAAGATCCCCCCTGTGGAAGAAGTCCACGTTGTTGCGTTCAAGGTTCCTGCTACCCTACCTTCTACACTATTGGAACGTAGGCCTGATATTGCTTCTATGGAACGTAAAATGGCAATAGCAAATCGTAATATAGGTATAGCACGCGCGGCATTCTTTCCCAATATTTCGTTTAGTGCCGGAGGTGGATTTGAAGGAGGAGTCAACTTAGTTCAACTCGCGAATAGTTTCTGGTCTTATGGTTCCACGGTTTCTCTTCCTATTTTCCAAGGGGGGTATCGTAGAGCTCAATTGCAACAAGCCTGGTCTGCCTATCGGGAAACGGAAGACAATTATCGTTCCACTGTCTTAAACGCATTTAGAGAAGTGGAGAACGGACTTACGGAAACCACCTTTATGTCGGAACAATCCCAACGCCAGGACCAAGCAGTAGAAGCGGCATCACAAGTACAGAATATGACAATGGCTCTGTATAAAGGAGGCTTAAGTAACAGTTTGGAATTGATCTATGCTCAGGTAAATACCCTGGATGCCCGAATAGATGCAATTTTAGTTAAAACCGAATTAAATAGAGCCTCCGTTCGATTGATAAGGGCGTTGGGTGGTGGCTGGAAAAATACCAAATTGCCTGCCGACGATGAGATCCAACCTTTTAATATATTCGATTTTTCTAATTCTACAAAACCTGATTCTGCGGGAGGAATCGATGTAGACGTTGAGGAAAATAACTCTAAGAATAAGGACTTAACAGCGCCAAGTTTAGATAAATAA
- a CDS encoding phospholipase has translation MPELVSAPKVKVESLEDFLLKEQDKLIPLMRDMEKEANLNYDKSAPLPETLSFKGGDRKTIRNHFLRALRLNTGTPLGYFLQHLPGHPPLGKRSDPMTVSIYGEKDLKQDYEFYDIRMGELVSPLEVLATAGDEPDFGLDLNLFEDNGEIFGKDYAFGIQSFGDPKVYYATQVPFHIGYYHESPIIFAAAEFLTRTYPQYRVFQFMTLSRYAFQSGHPYWGYRFLGWGLHYVTDLTQPYHSRVLPNFGTISMLWINLKAILGFESAKNDAIDRISSRHTTIEKYHFSTLKNAYKSKNLVHPFIVSVRQTDLDNNYGSYDNSYMVNVVAKQSYDLSDRIDTLIDESNLLNGFSEGKLSNEINKKSLKDLDSTITEHMRSVGSHIRNYVRTGLK, from the coding sequence ATGCCAGAGTTAGTATCTGCACCTAAGGTAAAAGTTGAATCTTTAGAAGACTTCCTACTTAAAGAACAAGATAAACTTATCCCTCTTATGAGGGATATGGAGAAGGAAGCGAATCTCAATTACGACAAAAGCGCTCCTCTTCCGGAAACATTATCGTTTAAAGGTGGAGATAGAAAGACGATCCGAAATCATTTTCTTAGGGCGCTAAGGCTGAATACCGGAACACCGTTAGGTTATTTTTTACAACATCTTCCAGGACACCCTCCGCTCGGCAAAAGATCGGACCCAATGACAGTAAGTATCTATGGGGAGAAGGACCTAAAACAAGATTACGAATTTTATGATATTCGAATGGGAGAACTTGTAAGCCCGTTGGAAGTGCTTGCTACTGCAGGAGACGAACCCGATTTCGGATTAGATCTAAACCTATTCGAAGACAACGGAGAAATTTTCGGAAAAGATTACGCTTTCGGAATACAATCCTTCGGAGATCCTAAGGTCTACTATGCGACCCAAGTGCCGTTTCATATCGGCTATTATCATGAATCTCCGATCATCTTTGCCGCTGCGGAGTTCCTTACCCGGACATATCCTCAGTACAGAGTTTTTCAATTCATGACACTTTCTCGTTATGCTTTTCAAAGTGGACATCCATATTGGGGCTATCGCTTTTTAGGATGGGGATTACATTATGTTACGGATCTTACTCAACCGTATCATTCCAGAGTTCTTCCGAATTTCGGAACGATCAGTATGCTTTGGATCAATCTAAAAGCTATTCTTGGGTTCGAAAGCGCTAAAAACGATGCAATCGATAGAATCTCGAGTCGTCATACCACCATTGAAAAATATCATTTTAGTACTTTAAAAAATGCGTATAAAAGTAAAAATCTAGTTCATCCTTTCATTGTAAGCGTAAGACAAACGGATTTAGATAATAATTACGGTTCGTACGATAATTCCTACATGGTAAATGTAGTGGCAAAACAAAGTTATGATCTTTCCGATCGTATCGATACTCTCATTGATGAATCGAATCTATTAAACGGTTTTTCGGAAGGAAAACTATCAAATGAGATCAATAAAAAGTCTTTAAAGGATTTGGACTCAACAATCACCGAACATATGAGAAGTGTGGGTTCCCATATCCGTAATTATGTAAGGACCGGATTAAAATAA
- a CDS encoding NHL repeat-containing protein, with product MVLLYRNFPIFAIILTFFLQCGAIPTENPCDPSSDTFFKDQLIKYLINDTSSSCSLAANECGVLKQGESAKIVLGQPDFTSNAFGTGINQVGASGFVLDHQGGAWVSDGNYDRVMHFSAPLRTNQNADIILTTGTSTVPRAIAVDANGGLWVTLSLGDSVLHYPAGMNSSTPSDITLGTGTGSTTQNTMNNPFGVSVDSGGGVWVADYFNSRVLHYSPPLTSGMNADIVLGQADFISYGGGTAVNRMVNPFGVGVDPSGHVWVADTGNHRILRFTPPFSTGMNADLVLGQPDFVTATSATTQVNLSNPNGVSFAANGAVWVADNGNQRAIRFSPPFLSGQAADNVLGEPDFVTRNSTMTISDKLIGSTPAVAVAPCGVWVADSPNYRVLFFP from the coding sequence ATGGTTTTATTGTACCGAAACTTTCCTATATTTGCGATTATTCTTACCTTCTTTTTACAATGTGGTGCGATCCCGACGGAAAATCCATGTGATCCGTCCAGCGATACTTTTTTCAAAGACCAACTTATCAAATATCTTATAAATGATACTAGTTCTTCCTGTTCCTTGGCTGCAAATGAATGCGGAGTCTTAAAACAGGGTGAATCTGCTAAGATCGTTCTTGGCCAGCCCGATTTTACAAGCAACGCTTTCGGAACAGGTATAAACCAAGTTGGAGCCTCCGGGTTTGTATTGGATCATCAAGGAGGGGCCTGGGTTTCGGACGGAAATTATGACCGTGTAATGCATTTCTCTGCACCTTTACGTACCAACCAAAATGCAGATATTATACTTACTACTGGTACATCGACAGTACCTAGGGCTATAGCTGTGGATGCTAATGGAGGTCTTTGGGTAACTTTAAGTTTAGGAGATTCAGTTCTGCATTATCCTGCGGGAATGAATTCTAGCACCCCGTCCGATATTACTCTCGGAACCGGAACAGGCTCGACTACTCAAAATACGATGAACAACCCGTTCGGAGTTTCAGTGGATTCCGGCGGTGGAGTTTGGGTCGCGGATTATTTTAATAGTAGAGTCTTACATTATTCTCCTCCATTGACTTCCGGTATGAACGCGGATATCGTTCTTGGGCAAGCGGATTTTATTTCATATGGAGGTGGGACTGCCGTAAATCGAATGGTCAATCCATTCGGAGTAGGAGTTGATCCTAGCGGACATGTATGGGTTGCGGATACGGGAAATCATCGTATCCTTAGATTTACTCCACCTTTCTCGACAGGAATGAATGCGGACCTAGTGCTTGGGCAGCCTGATTTTGTTACCGCCACCTCTGCTACAACTCAAGTCAACTTATCAAATCCGAACGGAGTAAGCTTCGCCGCAAACGGGGCCGTTTGGGTCGCCGATAATGGAAACCAAAGAGCTATTCGCTTTTCTCCTCCGTTTTTAAGCGGTCAAGCAGCGGACAATGTTTTAGGAGAACCTGACTTTGTGACCAGAAATTCTACAATGACAATATCTGATAAACTCATCGGTAGTACTCCTGCAGTGGCTGTCGCTCCTTGCGGAGTATGGGTCGCGGATTCTCCTAATTATAGGGTTTTATTCTTTCCTTAG